In a genomic window of Kwoniella mangroviensis CBS 8507 chromosome 2, whole genome shotgun sequence:
- a CDS encoding adenine phosphoribosyltransferase, translating into MSDVTYLKSLLGVHPDFPKKGVTFLDIFPILRDPVAFETLITHLLHHIITTNAERPDVIVGLDARGFLLGPIIAMRLGCAFVPVRKGGKLPGNLEVVKYAKEYGHDEFEMQSGAIKDGQKCIVIDDLIATGGSASAAGELIKKSGGKTLEYVFIVGLPFLKGHEKLDAPSYWIVEAED; encoded by the exons ATGTCCGACGTCACTTACCTCAAATCATTACTTGGTGTTCACCCAGATTTCCCCAAGAAG GGAGTGACAttcctcgacatcttccCAATCCTCCGTGATCCCGTAGCTTTCGAAACACTTATCACCCATCTCCTAcaccacatcatcaccaccaacGCCGAACGACCAGATGTCATTGTAGGTTTGGACGCTCGAGGATTCCTCCTGGGTCCAATCATCGCCATGAGATTGGGATGCGCCTTTGTCCCAGTTAGAAAAGGTGGTAAATTACCTGGAAATCTGGAAGTCGTTAAATACGCGAAGGAATACGGTCATGATGAGTTTGAAATGCAGAGTGGAGCTATCAAGGATGGTCAGAAATGTATTGTCATTGA CGACCTCATCGCCACGGGAGGATCAGCCTCAGCCGCTGGTGAACTCATCAAGAAATCCGGTGGTAAGACTTTAGAATACGTCTTCATCGTTGGTCTACCTTTTTTGAAAGGTCATGAGAAATTGGATGCCCCTTCTTACTGGATCGTAGAAGCTGAGGACTAA